CAGCTCGCAGGTCGCGAAGATGAAGGCCGCCAACTGCGACCTCGTGGTGCTCGGCACCATCATTCGCGAGACCATCGGCACAGTGGGCGAGTCGCGCAAGACCGGCTTCAACCCGACCTTCCTGGGTTCGAGCGCTTCCTACACCGACCTGATCCACAAGCTGGGCGGCAAGGCGATGGACGGCGTCTACGCCACCATGACGGTGCAGAACCCCTACACGGACGAGCAGTCGCAGCCGCTGCGCTTCTGGGCCAACAAGTACAAGACCAAGTTCAACGAGGACCCGACGGTGTTCTCGGTGTACGGCTACGTGATCATCGATTCGTTCATCAAGGCGGCGACCAAGGCCGGCCCGAACCTCACGACCGACAGCTTCATCAAGTCCATGGACAGCATGACCTTCGAGCCCGACATGTTCGGCAGCCCGAAGAGCAACTACACGGCCACCAAGCGCCTGGGCAACGACCAGTCACGCCTGTCGCAGATCAAAGACGGCAAGTGGGTCGTGGTTTCGGACTATGTGACACCATGACGGGACCATGCCCAATTACTGGTTGATGAAATCCGAGCCCGACGAGGTCTCTATCGACGATGCGCTCACCGCACCCGGCGCCACTGTGGCGTGGACCGGCGTGCGCAACTATCAGGCACGCAACTTCATGCGCGACGGCATGAAGGTCGGCGACGGCGTGCTGTTCTATCACTCGAGCTGCCCGGAGCCGGGCATTGCCGGCATAGCGCGAGTGGCTTCGGGCATCAAGCCCGATCCGACGCAGTTCGACGCGAAGTCGCCCTACTACGACGCAGGCTCGAAGAAGGACGACCCGCGCTGGCTGCTGGTGGATGTGCAGGCGGTGCGCAAGACGCGGCTGCTGGCGCTCCCCGAGTTGCGCGCCAGGCCGGAGCTGGCCGAGCTGATCGTGCTGCGCAAGGGCAACCGGCTGTCGATCACGCCGGTGGAGCCTGCGCACTGGAAGATCATCGAGAAGATGCTGGCCTGAGCCGGCTGGCTTGATGTTCAGCTGATCTTGTTCAGGATCGGGAACAGCTTGCCGAGCCCGTCGGCCATCACCTCGACCGCGAGCGCCGCAAGAATCAGCCCCATCAGTCGCGTCATGATGTTGATGCCGGTCTTGCCGAGCACGCGCGCGATCGGCTGTGCGAGCGAGAAGGCCAGGGCAGTGGCCAGCGCCACCACCACGCCGTAGCCCACCAGAATTGCAAGCTCCCACAAGTGCTGTGCCTTGTCGGCGTAGATGACCACGGTGGAGATGGTGGCAGGGCCGGTGAGCAGCGGAATGGTGAGTGGCACCACTGCGATCGACGCGCCCATCGACGCCTTCACCTCGGTGGCGCGAAGCTCCTCGACGTTGGTCTTGCTCTCGGCCGGCTGGGCGTTGAGCATCGACAGCGAACTCATGAGCAGCAGCAGGCCGCCACCGACCTGGAAGCTCGCGATGGAAATGCCGAAGAAGGACAGCAGCTGCAGGCCCAGCAGCGCGCTCACCGCGATGACCACGAACGCGCTGAAGGCCGACATGCGCACCGTGTGGCGGCGCTGCGCGTCGCTGTAGCCCTGCGTGTAGTGGATGAAGAAGGGCACGATGGCCAGCGGGTTGACGATGGCCACCAGCGTCACCAGCGGCTTGATCAGGTCCATGGAGGTGCTCATGTTCAACGGCCTCCGGTAACGTCGAGCAGGGCCATGGTGGTGTAGCTGGCCTCCGGCGACAGCAGCCACAGGATCGCGCCGGCAATCTCGTCGGCGCTGCCGGTGCGCTGCATGGGCACGGTGGGCGCGAGGTCGAAGGCGCGGTCGGGCATGCCGCCGGAGGCGTGGATCTCGGTGTCGATCAGGCCGGGGCGCACTGCGTTGACGCGAATGCCTTCGGCGGCCACTTCCTTGGCCAGGCCAATGGTGAAGGTGTCGATGGCGCCTTTGCTGGCGGCGTAGTCGACGTACTGGTCGGGCGAACCCAGCCGCGCGGCGCCGCTGGAGATGTTGACGATGGCGCCGCCCGCGCCGCCGTAGCGGGTGCTCATGCGCCGCACGGCCTCGCGCGCGCAGATGAAGCTGCCGATCACGTTGATGCGGAACATGCGCTCCAGCCGCGCCACGCTCATGTCGGCGACGCGCGCCTGCACGTCGACCACGCCGGCGTTGTTGACGAGGGCTGTGAGGCGGCCGAATCTGGCATCGACCTTCTGGAACATGGCGAGCACCTGCGCCTCGTCGCCCACGTCGGCCTGCACGGCCATGGCGGCACCGCCGTTTGCGCGGATGGTGCGCACCACCTCGTCGGCGGCCAGCGAATTGCTGGCGTAGTTGACGGCCACCGCATAGCCGCGCTGCGCGGCGAGCAGGGCGGTGGCGGCGCCGATGCCGCGGCCGCCGCCCGTGATCAAGAGCACGTGGTCCAAAACCTACCTCCTGCAGAGAAACTGCGTGTCAGTTAAAACCGTTGGCTTGGATTACATCATCGGGGGCACGCGCATGAGCACCAGCAAGAGCAAGACGATTGACTACTACTTTGCGCCACAGAGCCCGTGGACCTACTTGGGGCATTCCCGCTTTGCGGCGATTGCCGCGGCCGCCGGCGCCACGGTGCGCGTGCGGCCCATCGACATGGGCAGCGTGTTTCCCGTGTCCGGCGGGCTGCCGCTGGGCAAGCGCGCGCCGCAGCGGCAGGCTTACCGGCTGGTCGACCTCGCGCGCTATTCGAGCTATCTCGGCCTGCCGCTGAACGTCAAGCCGAAGTTCTTTCCGGTGGCCAGCGACGACGCGGCGCGGGTCATCATCGCGGTCGATATGCACGACGGCACCGAGGCCGCGATGCGCATGTGCGCGGCGGTGTTCGCGGCCGTGTGGGTGCAGGAGCGCAACATCGGCGACCCGAAGGTGCTCGATTCGCTGATCGTCGAGTGCGGGCTGTCGCCCAAGCGTGGCGAGCAGTCGCTGAGCCAGGCGGTGCAGGAGCGCTACGAGGCCTACACGCAGGAGGCCATCGACATCCAGGTGTTCGGCGCGCCCAGCTACGTGATCGACGGCGAAATTTTCTGGGGGCAGGACCGCCTCGACTTCGTCGAGCGGGCGCTGTGCCCGTAACCCCGGCATTCATTCATCTATCTGTTTGCCATCAAGGAGCAAGACAACATGGGTCAATTCATCGATCTCAAGGCCAAGGACGGCTTCAGTTTCCCCGCCTACGTGGCCGAGCCGGCGGGCAAGCCGCGCGGCGCGGTGGTCGTGGTGCAGGAAATCTTCGGCGTCAATTCGCACATCCGCTCGGTGGCGGACGGCTATGCGGCAGAGGGCTACCTGGCCGTGGCGCCGTCGACCTTCCAGCGCGTCAAACCGGACGTGGAGATGGGCTACTCGGAAGACGACATGAAGAACGGCTTCGGCCTGAAGACCGCTGTCGAGGCGCTGCCGGCGCCGGGCGTGCTGCAGGACATCGAGGCGTCGATCGCCTACGCGTCGAAGGCCGGCAAGGTCGGCATCGTCGGCTACTGCTGGGGCGGCTTGCTGGTGTGGCGCTCGGCGGCGCTGCTGCCGGGCCTGGCTGCTGCCGCGCCTTACTACGGCGGTGGCATGACCTCGCCGGAAGAAACGGCGCGTCAGCCCAAGGTGCCGGTGCTCGCGCACTTCGGCAACCAGGATCACTGGATTCCGCTGGACACCATCGAGTCGTTCAAGAAGGCGCATCCGGAGGTGGAAGTGCATGTGTATCCGGTTGGCCACGGTTTCAACTGCGACCAGCGCGGCTCGTACAACGCCGACGCGGCCAAGCTGGCGCGCGAACGCACGCTGGCGTTCTTCGCCAAGCATCTCGCCTGAGCCTGCGTTCGTCCTCCAATGAAAAAACCCGGCAGCACCGGGTTTTTTCATTTCATGAATGGCTCGGCTTGCGTGCCGTGGCGCCCGGGCCGACTCGGGTCTGAAGGAAGTCGAGCAGCGCGCGCAATGCAGCGCTGTTGTGGCGCCGTTGCAGGTAGGCGGCCGAAAACCACACGTCCTTGCGCGCGTAATCCTGCAGCACGGGCACCAGCTCGCCGTGGTCGAGGTGCGATTGCACGAGGATCGACGGCAGGTAGATCACGCCAAAGCCATGCATGGCCACGCGGATCAGCGGTGCGCCTTCGGTACAGTCCATGCGGCTTTTCACCGGTACGTCGATCGGCGTGCCGTTGTCGTCGAAGCGCCACGCCGGCTGCTGGCCCTGCGCCGAGAACGTGAGCGCGTCGTGGCCCGACAGGTCGCGCGGATGCTCGGGCTTGCCGTGCTTCTTCCAGTAGACCGGCGAGGCGCAGACCACCATGTTCATGAGCCGCAGCTTGCGCACGATCAGGTTCGCGTCCTCGATGGGGCCGCTGCGCAGTTCGACGTCGATGCCTTCCTCGGCGAGGTCGACGGCGCGGTTGGTCAGCTGCAGGCTGATGGTCACGTCGGGGTAGTAGCGCATGAAGTCGGCCAGCAGGTTCGGAAACTCGCCGCTGCCCATGCCGTGCGGGGCAGAGATGCGCAGCCGCCCGCCGGGTTGGCTGGCGCGGTCCTGCAGCTCGGACTGGGTGAGCTCGACCATCTCGAGCATCGGCGTGCTGCGCTCCAGCAGGAGCTGGCCGGCGTCGGTGAGGCTCACGGAACGGGTGGAGCGGTTGAGAAGACGCACGCCGAAGCGGGTTTCCAGCTCGGCCACATACTTGCTGACGGTGGCCTTCGACATGTCGAGCCTCTTGGCTGCCTGGGAAAAGCTGCCGTGCGAGGCGACTTCCCGGAAGGTTCTGATCAGATCGAGACTGTCCATGTGAATGAGTCCATTGTTTCCGTTTTGGGAACGCGATGGTTCGATTCTCCCGGGTTTTTCCTAGCTGGCTTGGGCGACACTTCGGTTACACGCCGACGTCGCCAGCCTGGCTGGGCCGTTGGAAGGAACTGAAATGAAGATCCCGAACATCATTGCCGCTGCCGTCCTGTTGTTGCTCGCCGCCTCCGGCGTGCAGGCACAGGGCTTCGAGCCGGTGCAGCCGCTCAAGACCGTCACCAGCCGCAGCGATGTGGTGGCCGGTGCCGATGCTGCGGCGCGCGGTGGCAATGTCTATGGCGACGTGGTAGCGGCGCCCCTGATCTCGCGGCCGAGTTCGCTGGATCGGGCGTCGGTCCGCGCCGAGGCCGTGGCTGCCGCTCACGCGCCGAACCAGAACCTGGACCGCCGTGCCTTCGTCAACAGCGAAGTGCCGCCGCAGTTCCAAGCCTCGCGGCGATAAGCCGGAAGCCTCCTCCTGCAAGGCCGGGCCGGTGCGAACCGGGCCCGGCTTTTTTCTGCTGGCATGCCTTGATGTCGGCATTGTTTCAATAGAGGAAACACGGTGTCTCTGAACAGAGTGTTTTGGCATGGCAGTTCGCCCGGAAACTCGCCGCACAGGCAAGCGAACCAGCAAGCCTGGTGGACGAACCATCCAACGAACATCCTAGGAGAACTGAATATGAAGACCTCGCAAATCCTCGCCGCTGCCGCCCTGACCCTGCTGGCCGCCGTTGGCGCTCAAGCTGAAACGTACCAAGGCGTGAACACCGCCGTCTCGACCAAGAGCCGTGATGAAGTCAACGCCGAAGCCGTGCGCGCCGCATCGGCTCCGAACCAGAACGTGACCCGCGGTTCGCGCGGCCCGGAAACGGTCGCCGTGTCGAAGGACCGCGCAATCGTCCAAGCCGAAGCCGTTCGCACCTCCTACGCTCCCGACCAGAACGTGACTGGCGGCTCGCGCGTCAACAGCCGCGTCATCTCGACCATGCAAAACCCGATGGACGCTCGCGTTCAGGCCGAGCAAGGTTCGGGCGCTGTCGCCAAGTAATTGAAGCGGTCCCTTGGGGCCGTCGAAATGCAAAAGGGCCACGCGAAAGCGTGGCCCTTTTTCTTTGGTTGGCGATTCCGGAATCAGCGCGTACGCGCGAGATAGCGCTTGCGCCAGAAGATCAGCACCAGCGCCACCGCGATGACCAGCATCGACGTCATCGCGATCCAGAAGCCGTCGGCCTTGTGCACCAGCGGTATGAATTCGAAGTTCATGCCGAAGATGCCCGCGATGAGGTTCAGCGGCAGGAACACGGCGGTGAGCACCGTCAGCACCCGCATGATGTCGTTGGCGCGGTGGCCCTGGACGCTGAAGTGCATCTGCACGGCAGTCTCGGCGTTCTGCTCCAGCCGGTGCACGTGGTGCACCACGCGCTCGATGTGCTCGAGCACGTCGCGGCTGCGGATCATGATGAGTTCGCGCTCACGCAGCTCCGTCTCGCCCTTGGGCACGGGGAGCGTCTCGAGCGAGTCGATCCAGTCCTGCATGGCGGCGCGCTGGTCTTCGCAGATCTCGTCCAGGTGGTGCAGCGACTGGCGCGCCTCCATCAGCGCGCCCCAGTTCGTAAAGCGGCTGCGCGGGTCGATCAGTTCGGTCTGCCAGTGGTCGAGCTGCTTGGTGAGTTCGCGCCGCAGGTCGAGGTAACCGTCGACGATCTGGTTGATCACGCGCAGCATCAGGTCCGAAGGGCTGGTCGGCAGGCGGGCCGAGGTGGCGCGCACGTCGAGCGCAGGGGCGCCGCGGTCGTCGGGCGAGGCGGCCGCCAGCAGGCGCGTGGCGAAGGCGTCGCGCACCGCGCCGTCTTCCGGGTGCACCGATAGCAGCACGCGGTCGAACACCGCGAAGCCCACCGGGCGGGTGTCGACGCGGCGCAGCACGGGCGGGCCGCTGCGGGGCAAGGGCGGGGCCTCACTGCCATTGCCCTTGCCGTTGCCCAGCGCCGCCTGGCCTTGTCCGTTGGCCAGCCGCCGGAACACCAGCACGTCGTACTGCGAGGTGTAGTCGTAGTGGGAGGGCAACTGGTCGTTGAGCAGGTCGGCCACGTGCAGGTCGACCAGTTGCGTGAGGCACAGCGTCTGCAGGATCTGCTGCACCTCGGCCAGCGAGGCCCGGAATTCCTCCCGCGTGAGGGAGATCCAGAGGTAGCCGCCGGTGCCGCACGCGCCCGGTACGGTCAGCGGTGCCAGCGCGGCGTGCTCGCTGACCTGCGAGCGGGTGATTTCGAAGATGCGCATGCCGTGCTGGGGCGCCGTTACTTCTGCAGCAGGCGCGCGGCGTCGAGCGCGAAATAGGTCAGCACGCCATCGGCGCCGGCGCGCTTGAAGGCCAGCAGGCTTTCGAGCACCACGGCGTCGTGGTCGAGCCAGCCGTTCTGGGCGGCCGCCTTGAGCATCGCGTACTCGCCGCTCACCTGGTAGGCGAAGGTCGGCACATGGAACTGGTCTTTCACGCGGCGAACGATGTCGAGGTAGGGCATGCCGGGCTTCACCATGACCATGTCGGCGCCTTCGGCGATGTCGATGGCGACTTCGCGCAGGGCCTCGTCGCTGTTGCCGGGATCCATCTGGTAGACCTTCTTGTTGCTCTTGCCGAGCGTGGCAGCCGAGCCCACGGCGTCCCGGAAGGGGCCGTAGAAGGCGCTGGCGTACTTGGCGCTGTAGGCCATGATGCGTGTGTGAATGTCGCCGCGGGCTTCGAGCGCGGTGCGGATGGCGCCGATGCGGCCGTCCATCATGTCGCTTGGCGCCACAATGTCCACGCCGGCCTGCGATTGTGTGAGCGCCTGCTTCACCAGTACTTCGACGGTCGCGTCGTTGAGGATGTAGCCGGTGTCGTCGAGCAGGCCGTCCTGGCCGTGGCTGGTGTAGGGGTCGAGGGCAACGTCGGTCATCACGCCCAGTTCGGGGAAGCGCGCCTTGAGGGCGGCCACCACGCGGGGAATCAGCCCGTCGGGGTTGAAGGCTTCGCGGCCATCGGGCGTCTTGAGGCTGGCGTCGATCACCGGGAACAGCGCCATCACCGGGATGCCGGCCGCCACGCACTGCTCGGCCACGGGCAGCAGCTGGTCGAGGCTCAGGCGGTCCACGCCAGGCATCGAGGGGACGGCATCGCGACGTTTCTCGCCTTCCTGCACGAACACCGGATAGATCAGGTCGTTGACCGTCAGCGCGTGTTCTCGAACCAGATTACGGGTGAAAGCGTCGCGGCGCAGGCGCCGCGGCCGCCCGGCGGGGAACATGGCCAGGGGGGAAGAAGATGACGTCATATATACAAAATTGTGCCTGAAGCGATCTTTCACAGACTTTCTCTCCGAGTGTCCAGTTGTCTGACAACTACGGAAATTCGTAGAACCAAGGTACTCAAATTTTTGCTTCAAATGTCAAAGAAAGTGCCTCAGTCGCTTGAAACCTTGTTTCGTCTTTGTTAAATTCTGAAGCGGGCGGCTTGCCGCTCCCCGCTTTTCCTCCCTGAGCGGGTGCCTTGATGTGTGACAGCAAAAGGGCTTCCCAGCCCGACGTGAAGACGTCGGGCTTTTTTTTGCCCGTCGTACGGGGGCATCGCCGCAAAAGAGAGGTCTGCAAGAGGGGCGCCCCTAAACTGCCGCCATGCTCTGGGTCAAATCTCTTCACATCGTCTTCATTGCAAGCTGGTTCGCGGGGTTGTTCTACCTGCCCCGGATCTTCGTCAATCTGGCGATGGTGCCGCCCGAGTCGGTGGCCGAGCGGGAGCGGCTGCTGTTGATGGCGCGCAAGCTCATGCGATTCACGACTTTCCTGGCGGTTCCCGCGCTCGGCTTCGGCCTGTGGCTCTGGCTGGGCTACGGCATCGGGCGCGGCCCGGGTAATGGGTGGATGCACGCCAAGCTGGCGCTGGTGCTGGTGGCCATCGGCTACCACCACGGCTGCGGCGTGCTGCTGCGCCGCTTCGTGGCGGGCGAGAACCGGCGCAACGACCGCTGGTTCCGCTGGTTCAACGAGCTGCCGGTGCTGCTGCTGCTGGGCATCGTGATCCTGGTGGTCGTCAAGCCGTTCTGAGCCCGGTGCACACGGTGGAGAGGCCGCACAAGTCCGCCGCGCTCCCCCTGGCGCTCGCATACGCGGCGCTGATCGTCTACGCCAGTCTGTATCCGTTCGCCGACTGGCGCGACCAGGGGATCGCGCCGTGGGCCTATCTGTGGGCGCCCTGGCCCAAGTACTGGACGGGCTTCGACTTCGCCGTCAACGTGGTGGGCTACGTGCCCTTCGGCTTCCTGTGCGCCCTGGCGGTGTTGCGCACGCGCCGGGCCACCAGCGTCTGGCACGCAGTACTGCGCGCCACCGTGGCGGGGGCGGCGATCTCGTTCGCCATGGAGACGCTGCAGAGCTACCTGCCCGCGCGCATTCCTTCCAACGTAGACCTGGGGTTCAACACGACAGGCGCCGTCCTCGGCGCTGTGCTGGCGGCCGGACTGGAACGGCTGGGAGCGGTTGCGCACTGGAGCCGCGCGCGTTCGCAGTGGTTTACCGAGGACTCGCG
This is a stretch of genomic DNA from Variovorax paradoxus. It encodes these proteins:
- a CDS encoding EVE domain-containing protein, with translation MPNYWLMKSEPDEVSIDDALTAPGATVAWTGVRNYQARNFMRDGMKVGDGVLFYHSSCPEPGIAGIARVASGIKPDPTQFDAKSPYYDAGSKKDDPRWLLVDVQAVRKTRLLALPELRARPELAELIVLRKGNRLSITPVEPAHWKIIEKMLA
- a CDS encoding MarC family protein; protein product: MSTSMDLIKPLVTLVAIVNPLAIVPFFIHYTQGYSDAQRRHTVRMSAFSAFVVIAVSALLGLQLLSFFGISIASFQVGGGLLLLMSSLSMLNAQPAESKTNVEELRATEVKASMGASIAVVPLTIPLLTGPATISTVVIYADKAQHLWELAILVGYGVVVALATALAFSLAQPIARVLGKTGINIMTRLMGLILAALAVEVMADGLGKLFPILNKIS
- a CDS encoding SDR family oxidoreductase → MDHVLLITGGGRGIGAATALLAAQRGYAVAVNYASNSLAADEVVRTIRANGGAAMAVQADVGDEAQVLAMFQKVDARFGRLTALVNNAGVVDVQARVADMSVARLERMFRINVIGSFICAREAVRRMSTRYGGAGGAIVNISSGAARLGSPDQYVDYAASKGAIDTFTIGLAKEVAAEGIRVNAVRPGLIDTEIHASGGMPDRAFDLAPTVPMQRTGSADEIAGAILWLLSPEASYTTMALLDVTGGR
- a CDS encoding 2-hydroxychromene-2-carboxylate isomerase, which encodes MSTSKSKTIDYYFAPQSPWTYLGHSRFAAIAAAAGATVRVRPIDMGSVFPVSGGLPLGKRAPQRQAYRLVDLARYSSYLGLPLNVKPKFFPVASDDAARVIIAVDMHDGTEAAMRMCAAVFAAVWVQERNIGDPKVLDSLIVECGLSPKRGEQSLSQAVQERYEAYTQEAIDIQVFGAPSYVIDGEIFWGQDRLDFVERALCP
- a CDS encoding dienelactone hydrolase family protein, which codes for MGQFIDLKAKDGFSFPAYVAEPAGKPRGAVVVVQEIFGVNSHIRSVADGYAAEGYLAVAPSTFQRVKPDVEMGYSEDDMKNGFGLKTAVEALPAPGVLQDIEASIAYASKAGKVGIVGYCWGGLLVWRSAALLPGLAAAAPYYGGGMTSPEETARQPKVPVLAHFGNQDHWIPLDTIESFKKAHPEVEVHVYPVGHGFNCDQRGSYNADAAKLARERTLAFFAKHLA
- a CDS encoding LysR family transcriptional regulator, giving the protein MDSLDLIRTFREVASHGSFSQAAKRLDMSKATVSKYVAELETRFGVRLLNRSTRSVSLTDAGQLLLERSTPMLEMVELTQSELQDRASQPGGRLRISAPHGMGSGEFPNLLADFMRYYPDVTISLQLTNRAVDLAEEGIDVELRSGPIEDANLIVRKLRLMNMVVCASPVYWKKHGKPEHPRDLSGHDALTFSAQGQQPAWRFDDNGTPIDVPVKSRMDCTEGAPLIRVAMHGFGVIYLPSILVQSHLDHGELVPVLQDYARKDVWFSAAYLQRRHNSAALRALLDFLQTRVGPGATARKPSHS
- a CDS encoding alpha/beta hydrolase — encoded protein: MKIPNIIAAAVLLLLAASGVQAQGFEPVQPLKTVTSRSDVVAGADAAARGGNVYGDVVAAPLISRPSSLDRASVRAEAVAAAHAPNQNLDRRAFVNSEVPPQFQASRR
- a CDS encoding DUF4148 domain-containing protein, which produces MKTSQILAAAALTLLAAVGAQAETYQGVNTAVSTKSRDEVNAEAVRAASAPNQNVTRGSRGPETVAVSKDRAIVQAEAVRTSYAPDQNVTGGSRVNSRVISTMQNPMDARVQAEQGSGAVAK
- a CDS encoding magnesium transporter CorA family protein, with product MRIFEITRSQVSEHAALAPLTVPGACGTGGYLWISLTREEFRASLAEVQQILQTLCLTQLVDLHVADLLNDQLPSHYDYTSQYDVLVFRRLANGQGQAALGNGKGNGSEAPPLPRSGPPVLRRVDTRPVGFAVFDRVLLSVHPEDGAVRDAFATRLLAAASPDDRGAPALDVRATSARLPTSPSDLMLRVINQIVDGYLDLRRELTKQLDHWQTELIDPRSRFTNWGALMEARQSLHHLDEICEDQRAAMQDWIDSLETLPVPKGETELRERELIMIRSRDVLEHIERVVHHVHRLEQNAETAVQMHFSVQGHRANDIMRVLTVLTAVFLPLNLIAGIFGMNFEFIPLVHKADGFWIAMTSMLVIAVALVLIFWRKRYLARTR
- the hemB gene encoding porphobilinogen synthase; amino-acid sequence: MTSSSSPLAMFPAGRPRRLRRDAFTRNLVREHALTVNDLIYPVFVQEGEKRRDAVPSMPGVDRLSLDQLLPVAEQCVAAGIPVMALFPVIDASLKTPDGREAFNPDGLIPRVVAALKARFPELGVMTDVALDPYTSHGQDGLLDDTGYILNDATVEVLVKQALTQSQAGVDIVAPSDMMDGRIGAIRTALEARGDIHTRIMAYSAKYASAFYGPFRDAVGSAATLGKSNKKVYQMDPGNSDEALREVAIDIAEGADMVMVKPGMPYLDIVRRVKDQFHVPTFAYQVSGEYAMLKAAAQNGWLDHDAVVLESLLAFKRAGADGVLTYFALDAARLLQK
- a CDS encoding CopD family protein; translated protein: MLWVKSLHIVFIASWFAGLFYLPRIFVNLAMVPPESVAERERLLLMARKLMRFTTFLAVPALGFGLWLWLGYGIGRGPGNGWMHAKLALVLVAIGYHHGCGVLLRRFVAGENRRNDRWFRWFNELPVLLLLGIVILVVVKPF